In Myxococcales bacterium, the following proteins share a genomic window:
- a CDS encoding heavy metal translocating P-type ATPase, translated as MSAVAAAQASSTPGCSHCGLSLPAGVTPSEAGLAFCCAGCETVYEVLRDQQLGHYYDIAGVRAPARSSGRSYAEFDDPAFHKLYVTVAENGLARTSLFLEDLRCAACVWLVEQAPTQLDGVSQARADIGRSRLDLVFDPTRTALSAIARRLDRVGHPAHPYRGIDRDLARRKEDRALLLRIGVAGAVVGNVMLLAIALYAGWLSDMNAQDTQFFRMLSMIATVPTITYAAMPFFRGAWTALRQRRLHLDFPLAVGIAAGLGWGTLNVLRGTGEIYFDTVAMLVFLLLLARWVQARHYRRASTSAEMLLGLTSSRVRRVIGADDATIDAPIEAIHIGDAVVVHAGETIPVDGVIRRGSSALDMALLTGESQPVDVAVGATVFAGTLNVAAPLTIVATSLGEETRVGQLVARIDEQHRRRSRVEQMVDRVSGRFVAVVFAVAILTFVAHGVITSWSAGAEHAMALLIVTCPCALALATPLAVSFALGRAARRGILIKGADALERLATPGTVVLDKTGTLTHGKLTVVAALPHRDDLPAVAALEVGMSHPVARALAAAASPHAAGAVDVAQQTGRGVTGTVDGQAYVVGAPAWVLSQATMSSELARAMDEAARRGETPVLVAKGGAVSSVILLSDPLRADAAPAVARLRMLGWRVKICSGDAPHVVAHVAAALAVAPADCQGGATPEAKLATIEALRANGPVVMVGDGVNDAAALAAATCGIAVHGSADASIEAADVFVRTAGLAPVASLVHSASLTMRVIRRNFAISTFYNVIMGGLAVLGVIHPLWAAILMPLSSLTVLASSTRTNAFGASTWPPTT; from the coding sequence GTGTCGGCGGTCGCGGCCGCGCAAGCTTCGTCGACCCCGGGCTGCAGCCATTGTGGCCTGTCGCTGCCCGCGGGTGTGACGCCAAGCGAGGCGGGCCTGGCATTTTGCTGCGCCGGCTGCGAGACCGTCTACGAGGTGCTGCGCGATCAGCAGCTCGGCCATTATTACGACATCGCCGGCGTGCGCGCGCCGGCACGCAGCAGCGGCCGCAGCTACGCCGAGTTTGACGATCCGGCGTTTCACAAGCTCTACGTCACCGTCGCCGAAAACGGGCTGGCGCGCACCTCGCTGTTTCTCGAAGATCTGCGTTGCGCCGCGTGCGTGTGGCTAGTCGAGCAGGCGCCGACCCAGCTCGATGGCGTGTCGCAGGCGCGCGCCGATATCGGGCGTAGTCGGCTCGATCTGGTGTTTGATCCTACGCGCACCGCGCTGTCCGCCATCGCGCGGCGGCTCGATCGGGTGGGCCATCCGGCACATCCGTACCGCGGCATCGATCGCGATCTGGCGCGACGCAAGGAAGATCGCGCGCTCTTGCTGCGCATCGGCGTCGCCGGCGCGGTGGTTGGCAACGTCATGCTGCTGGCGATTGCGCTCTACGCCGGTTGGCTGTCGGACATGAACGCGCAGGACACGCAATTTTTTCGCATGCTGTCGATGATCGCGACGGTGCCGACGATTACCTATGCCGCGATGCCTTTCTTTCGCGGCGCGTGGACGGCATTGCGGCAGCGGCGCCTGCACCTAGATTTTCCACTCGCCGTCGGCATCGCCGCGGGCCTTGGGTGGGGCACGCTCAACGTGCTGCGCGGCACCGGCGAGATCTATTTCGACACCGTTGCAATGCTGGTATTTCTGCTCCTGCTCGCACGGTGGGTGCAGGCGCGCCATTACCGCCGCGCCTCGACCTCGGCCGAGATGCTGCTGGGCCTCACCAGCAGCCGGGTGCGGCGCGTGATTGGCGCCGACGACGCGACCATTGACGCGCCGATCGAGGCCATTCACATCGGAGACGCGGTGGTCGTACACGCCGGCGAGACCATTCCCGTCGACGGCGTGATTCGCCGCGGCAGCTCGGCGCTCGATATGGCGCTGCTCACGGGCGAATCACAGCCGGTCGACGTCGCCGTCGGTGCCACCGTGTTTGCCGGCACGCTCAATGTCGCCGCGCCGCTGACGATCGTCGCGACGAGCCTGGGCGAGGAGACGCGCGTCGGGCAATTGGTGGCGCGCATCGACGAACAGCATCGCCGGCGCTCGCGCGTCGAGCAGATGGTCGATCGCGTTTCGGGGCGCTTTGTCGCCGTGGTCTTCGCGGTCGCCATTCTCACCTTTGTCGCGCACGGCGTGATCACTTCGTGGAGCGCCGGCGCCGAGCACGCCATGGCGCTGCTGATTGTTACGTGCCCGTGCGCGCTTGCGCTGGCAACCCCGCTCGCCGTGTCGTTCGCACTGGGCCGCGCCGCGCGTCGCGGCATCTTGATCAAAGGCGCTGATGCGCTCGAGCGCCTCGCCACGCCGGGCACGGTCGTGCTCGATAAGACCGGCACGTTGACGCACGGCAAGCTCACGGTCGTTGCCGCGCTGCCGCATCGCGATGATTTGCCTGCGGTTGCCGCGCTTGAGGTCGGCATGAGCCATCCGGTGGCGCGCGCGCTCGCGGCCGCCGCTTCGCCGCATGCCGCGGGTGCTGTCGATGTCGCGCAGCAAACAGGACGCGGCGTCACCGGCACCGTCGACGGCCAGGCCTATGTTGTCGGCGCGCCGGCGTGGGTGCTGTCGCAAGCGACCATGTCGTCCGAGCTCGCGCGCGCCATGGACGAGGCCGCCCGCCGTGGCGAGACGCCTGTCTTGGTCGCTAAAGGCGGCGCGGTGTCTTCGGTCATTTTGCTGTCGGATCCGCTTCGCGCTGACGCCGCACCCGCTGTGGCACGACTGCGCATGCTCGGCTGGCGCGTAAAAATTTGCTCCGGCGATGCGCCGCATGTCGTCGCGCACGTCGCGGCCGCGCTCGCGGTGGCGCCGGCAGATTGCCAGGGCGGCGCGACGCCCGAGGCCAAGCTCGCCACCATCGAGGCGCTGCGCGCAAACGGCCCGGTGGTCATGGTGGGCGATGGCGTTAACGACGCCGCGGCGCTCGCCGCCGCGACGTGCGGCATCGCGGTGCACGGCAGCGCGGATGCGTCGATCGAGGCCGCCGACGTCTTTGTACGCACCGCGGGCCTGGCGCCGGTGGCGTCGCTGGTGCACAGCGCCAGCCTCACCATGCGGGTGATTCGCCGCAATTTCGCGATCTCTACGTTCTACAACGTCATCATGGGCGGCCTCGCCGTGCTCGGCGTGATCCATCCACTGTGGGCCGCGATTCTCATGCCGCTGTCGTCGCTCACCGTGCTAGCCTCGTCTACGCGCACGAACGCTTTTGGAGCAAGCACATGGCCACCAACTACCTAA
- the ccoS gene encoding cbb3-type cytochrome oxidase assembly protein CcoS: protein MATNYLILWLALGGAVLAVVGFIWTVRSGQMDDLDTPPHRVLFDDTPSPPTDASTSASSSPPPPATKP from the coding sequence ATGGCCACCAACTACCTAATCCTCTGGCTTGCCCTCGGCGGCGCGGTGCTCGCGGTGGTCGGCTTTATCTGGACCGTGCGTTCCGGCCAAATGGACGACCTCGACACGCCGCCGCATCGCGTCTTGTTCGACGACACGCCGTCGCCGCCGACCGACGCCTCGACGTCGGCTAGCTCTTCGCCACCACCGCCGGCAACAAAACCTTAA
- a CDS encoding GHKL domain-containing protein, producing the protein MSEETVLPDLLAYVEFSVADGVRLSAMLPLLAPHFPRFADHFYQRVLADAGARAIFQDDAQVERQKGSLVAWMESGLRGPYDDAFYQRRSRIGRRHVQIGLAQHYMLTAMNVLRNDYIEALAVYGGADAAGAGLSEQIKSVNRLFDIELAIMLRHYQVHSEEQLLAQERRRQNEKVAAMQALTAGLAHEVRNPLNSAKLQLSLLQRRLAKLGVDRSLQEPAKLVHDEIDRLTALLNDFLAFARPPRLDTQEQDLRVLLGHVVELERPGAVARQVELVIVPCATPMLARIDGPKLHQVVFNLVRNALEAVNPGGRVELALRASSKHVIIEVKDNGHGITPEVLQRIYEPFFSTKPEGTGIGMAIVQNLVQLHGGTLEVETSPRGTVFKVLLPAVVAKS; encoded by the coding sequence GTGTCCGAGGAAACCGTGCTGCCAGACCTGCTCGCGTACGTCGAGTTTTCGGTCGCGGATGGCGTGCGCCTTAGCGCCATGTTGCCCCTGCTCGCGCCGCATTTTCCGCGCTTTGCCGACCATTTTTATCAGCGGGTGCTCGCCGACGCGGGCGCGCGCGCCATCTTTCAGGACGACGCCCAAGTCGAGCGGCAAAAAGGCTCGTTGGTCGCGTGGATGGAATCTGGCCTGCGCGGGCCGTATGACGACGCGTTCTACCAACGGCGGTCACGCATTGGGCGACGCCACGTGCAGATCGGGCTGGCGCAGCACTACATGCTCACCGCGATGAACGTGCTCCGCAATGACTATATCGAGGCGCTCGCCGTGTACGGTGGTGCTGACGCGGCAGGCGCTGGTTTGAGCGAGCAGATCAAGAGCGTCAACCGTCTGTTTGATATCGAGCTCGCCATCATGTTGCGCCACTACCAGGTTCACTCCGAAGAGCAATTGCTGGCACAGGAGCGACGGCGGCAGAATGAAAAGGTCGCCGCCATGCAGGCGCTTACCGCGGGCCTGGCGCACGAAGTTCGCAATCCGCTCAATTCGGCGAAGTTGCAGCTCAGCCTGCTGCAACGGCGGCTCGCCAAGCTCGGCGTTGATCGCTCGCTGCAAGAACCCGCCAAGCTCGTGCACGACGAGATCGATCGCCTCACCGCGCTGCTCAACGACTTTCTCGCCTTTGCGCGCCCACCGCGGCTTGATACGCAGGAGCAAGATCTGCGCGTGCTGCTAGGTCATGTCGTCGAGCTTGAACGGCCGGGCGCCGTCGCGCGCCAGGTCGAGTTGGTCATCGTGCCGTGCGCGACGCCAATGCTGGCGCGCATCGATGGCCCCAAGCTGCATCAGGTGGTGTTTAACTTGGTGCGAAATGCGCTTGAGGCGGTTAACCCCGGCGGTCGAGTCGAGCTCGCGCTGCGCGCTTCGTCCAAGCATGTGATCATTGAGGTCAAAGATAACGGCCATGGCATTACGCCCGAGGTGCTGCAGCGCATCTACGAGCCGTTCTTTTCGACCAAGCCCGAGGGCACCGGCATTGGCATGGCGATCGTGCAGAACTTGGTGCAGCTGCACGGCGGCACGCTCGAGGTGGAGACCAGCCCCCGCGGCACCGTGTTTAAGGTTTTGTTGCCGGCGGTGGTGGCGAAGAGCTAG
- a CDS encoding sigma-54-dependent Fis family transcriptional regulator: MATKLGRILVVDDEVNARSALAELLRDEGYEVETAADAFKALGKVAEFAPHVVLTDLKMPGMDGIELVAELRKQDPSPDIIVMTAFGGVASAVEAMRKGARDYLTKPLNFEELLISLERTVEGQSLRVEAAELRKRVTDRVAPKNIVGASPSIQRVFEVVDQVAPSRATVLITGESGTGKELIANAIHERSPRAGGAFVKLHCAALAESLLESELFGHEKGAFTGAVNRRDGRFSMADGGTLFLDELGDISPNIQVKLLRVLQEQEFERVGSNTPTRVDVRLIAATNQDLMAAVRAGRFREDLYYRLNVVAIEMPPLRDRLTDLPLLAQHFLHRFAVANQKQITGISAAAMNAMNHHRWPGNVRELENMIERAVVMTKGSTIELGDLPALLSELVQSSASAAGGNAMPPIPGAKLADIEKYAILETLKATGGSTSKTAEMLGVGVRTIQYRLHEYSSGARSSEPVVAPTKRTDRS; the protein is encoded by the coding sequence ATGGCAACGAAACTCGGAAGAATCTTAGTCGTCGACGATGAGGTCAACGCGCGCAGCGCGCTCGCCGAGCTTTTGCGCGACGAGGGCTATGAGGTCGAGACCGCGGCCGACGCCTTTAAGGCGCTCGGCAAGGTGGCAGAATTCGCGCCTCACGTCGTGCTGACCGACCTCAAAATGCCCGGCATGGACGGCATCGAGCTGGTAGCCGAGCTGCGCAAGCAGGACCCCAGCCCGGATATCATCGTCATGACCGCCTTTGGCGGCGTGGCCTCGGCGGTGGAAGCCATGCGCAAAGGCGCCCGCGACTACCTGACCAAGCCGCTCAATTTTGAAGAGTTGCTTATTTCGCTGGAACGCACGGTCGAAGGCCAATCGCTGCGCGTCGAGGCCGCCGAGCTGCGCAAGCGCGTAACCGATCGCGTGGCGCCGAAAAATATCGTCGGCGCCAGCCCGTCGATTCAACGTGTCTTCGAGGTGGTCGATCAGGTGGCGCCGTCGCGCGCCACCGTGCTCATTACGGGCGAGAGCGGCACCGGCAAAGAGCTGATTGCCAATGCCATCCACGAACGTTCGCCGCGTGCCGGCGGCGCCTTCGTCAAGTTGCACTGCGCGGCGCTCGCCGAGTCCTTGCTTGAGAGCGAGCTTTTTGGCCATGAAAAGGGCGCCTTTACTGGAGCGGTAAATCGCCGCGATGGACGCTTCTCGATGGCCGATGGTGGCACTCTGTTTCTCGACGAACTCGGCGATATCAGCCCAAATATTCAGGTCAAGCTGCTGCGCGTCTTGCAAGAGCAAGAGTTCGAGCGGGTCGGCAGCAACACGCCGACGCGCGTCGATGTGCGCCTAATCGCCGCGACCAACCAAGACCTCATGGCGGCGGTGCGCGCCGGCCGCTTTCGCGAAGATCTCTATTACCGGCTCAATGTCGTCGCGATCGAGATGCCGCCGTTGCGCGATCGGCTGACCGATCTGCCGCTGCTGGCGCAGCATTTTCTGCATCGCTTTGCCGTCGCAAACCAAAAGCAAATTACCGGCATCAGCGCCGCCGCGATGAACGCCATGAACCATCACCGCTGGCCCGGCAACGTGCGCGAGCTCGAGAACATGATCGAACGCGCGGTGGTCATGACCAAAGGCTCGACCATTGAACTTGGCGATCTGCCCGCCCTGCTCAGCGAGCTCGTGCAGAGCAGTGCGAGCGCGGCCGGGGGCAATGCCATGCCGCCCATTCCCGGCGCCAAGCTCGCCGACATCGAAAAATACGCCATACTGGAGACGCTTAAGGCGACGGGCGGCTCGACGTCCAAGACCGCCGAGATGCTCGGCGTCGGCGTCCGCACCATTCAGTATCGCCTCCACGAATACAGCTCGGGGGCGCGCTCAAGCGAACCCGTCGTGGCGCCGACCAAGCGCACTGATCGATCATAA
- a CDS encoding universal stress protein, protein MLKHIAVGIDLSSGSNEALGYAVTLARRNGAKVTMISVTTLPPATAIFPRAAGQAAELYTKRSNEMLASHRAELEALRERVAGGASVEISTLIVPGFADRDVATAAEEIGADMVVVGTHGRGFLGRIFIGSVAERTARSFNKSVLVTRGDHHHADGGFRRILVATDLSPPGEVALDRALEIAAPGASIELVHAWRDPLQAWSFDPAVSLASSTVWSDVETALMEELKATVAKSAERASHQPPIAIRALLGYAGQALVARAHEMSADAIVVGAHSHRGVARFLLGSTAEAVLRHAPCSVLIAR, encoded by the coding sequence ATGTTGAAACACATCGCCGTTGGCATCGACCTCTCGTCTGGCTCGAACGAAGCGCTGGGCTACGCGGTGACCTTGGCCCGCCGCAACGGCGCCAAGGTGACGATGATTTCGGTCACCACCTTGCCGCCAGCGACCGCGATATTCCCTCGCGCCGCCGGCCAGGCCGCCGAGCTCTACACCAAGCGCTCAAATGAAATGCTCGCGTCGCATCGCGCCGAGCTCGAGGCCTTGCGCGAGCGCGTCGCTGGCGGGGCGTCAGTGGAAATTTCAACCCTGATCGTGCCCGGCTTTGCCGATCGCGACGTCGCCACCGCGGCCGAGGAAATCGGCGCCGATATGGTTGTTGTCGGCACCCATGGCCGGGGTTTTCTCGGGCGCATTTTCATCGGCAGCGTCGCGGAACGCACGGCGCGCTCATTTAACAAGAGCGTGTTGGTGACGCGCGGCGATCATCACCACGCCGATGGCGGCTTTCGCCGTATTTTGGTCGCGACCGACCTCTCGCCTCCGGGCGAGGTCGCGCTCGATCGCGCGCTCGAAATCGCCGCGCCGGGTGCCAGCATCGAACTCGTTCACGCGTGGCGCGATCCCTTGCAGGCGTGGTCGTTCGACCCCGCGGTGTCGCTTGCGTCATCCACGGTGTGGAGCGACGTCGAGACGGCGCTAATGGAAGAACTCAAGGCTACGGTCGCCAAGTCGGCCGAGCGCGCGTCGCATCAACCGCCTATCGCCATCCGCGCCTTGCTCGGTTACGCCGGCCAAGCCCTGGTCGCGCGCGCCCACGAAATGTCCGCCGATGCGATCGTCGTCGGCGCACACAGCCACCGCGGCGTCGCGCGCTTTCTGCTCGGTAGCACCGCCGAGGCCGTGCTGCGCCACGCACCTTGCTCCGTCCTCATCGCGCGCTAG
- a CDS encoding FKBP-type peptidyl-prolyl cis-trans isomerase, which yields MQIKPNCVVTVHYTLTEGTADGRLVESTSGDEPLGFIFGNGSMIPTFEQNLAGLTAGDAFAFAVAAAEAYGVYDEAAIFEVEKAMFVDPSGKVPDGVLTVGNVLPLRDPQGNMVRASVKAIGETSVTLDLNHPMAGVDLYFTGKVEHVRPADPDELQHGHLHGPGGHHH from the coding sequence ATGCAAATAAAGCCCAACTGCGTGGTCACGGTGCACTACACCTTAACCGAGGGCACCGCCGATGGCCGCTTGGTCGAATCGACGTCCGGCGATGAGCCGCTTGGCTTCATCTTTGGCAATGGCTCGATGATTCCGACCTTTGAGCAAAACCTTGCCGGGCTTACCGCGGGCGATGCCTTTGCGTTTGCGGTGGCTGCCGCCGAGGCCTATGGCGTCTACGATGAAGCGGCCATTTTCGAGGTTGAGAAGGCCATGTTTGTCGATCCCAGCGGCAAGGTGCCCGACGGCGTGTTGACGGTAGGCAACGTGCTGCCGCTGCGCGATCCACAAGGCAATATGGTGCGCGCGTCGGTCAAGGCGATTGGCGAAACCTCGGTCACGCTTGACCTCAATCACCCCATGGCAGGGGTGGACCTTTACTTCACCGGCAAGGTTGAGCATGTGAGGCCAGCTGACCCCGACGAATTGCAGCACGGTCACCTTCATGGGCCGGGCGGGCATCACCACTGA
- a CDS encoding SagB family peptide dehydrogenase, whose protein sequence is MPDSLQLHPNTVVRWAGQRLVISCQPTGDVFAVDDPGICEILHAFAAPRPRTGLQIEGMSPDEVADLVDELCGLQILRPANAPASPWEPHDALFHATSRNAMRKLSSAPATAAVMPPVGGFVIALPQPEASLSMPLGDALTLRRCIRDFGAVPIALPRLAALFYYAMRNTREIIDPGGRVSQVQRPYPSGGAAHSLEVYAAINVAAVEAVSSGLYHYCPQRHVLEQTSCTAKDLQAILQRAQAAMGSPSLPPVVLVVTSRFARVAEGYSGGAYALVAKEVGCLMQTIQLTSTALGLGSCPLGVGLPLPSADLEHEPTVGEITLGLPS, encoded by the coding sequence GTGCCCGATAGCCTGCAGCTTCATCCCAACACCGTCGTACGGTGGGCAGGCCAACGGCTGGTGATTTCGTGCCAGCCAACCGGCGATGTCTTCGCCGTTGATGACCCTGGTATTTGTGAAATCTTGCATGCGTTTGCGGCCCCCCGACCGCGCACGGGCCTCCAAATCGAGGGCATGAGCCCTGATGAGGTGGCCGACCTGGTGGACGAGCTGTGTGGACTTCAAATTCTGCGCCCCGCCAACGCCCCCGCGTCGCCGTGGGAACCGCACGATGCCCTGTTCCACGCGACGAGTCGCAACGCGATGCGCAAGCTCAGTAGCGCGCCGGCAACGGCTGCCGTCATGCCGCCCGTTGGAGGCTTCGTCATCGCGTTGCCGCAGCCAGAGGCTAGCCTTTCGATGCCCTTGGGCGACGCGCTCACGTTGCGCCGCTGCATTCGCGATTTCGGCGCAGTGCCCATCGCCTTGCCACGCCTTGCCGCGCTGTTTTACTACGCCATGCGCAATACTCGCGAAATTATCGACCCAGGCGGCAGGGTCTCACAGGTGCAGCGGCCTTACCCATCCGGAGGCGCGGCGCACTCGCTGGAGGTGTATGCGGCGATTAACGTTGCGGCCGTCGAAGCCGTGTCATCGGGGCTTTATCACTATTGCCCGCAACGCCACGTGCTTGAGCAAACCTCGTGCACCGCCAAGGACCTGCAGGCCATCTTGCAGCGGGCCCAAGCCGCGATGGGGTCGCCTTCACTTCCTCCCGTGGTGCTCGTCGTGACCAGTCGCTTCGCGCGCGTCGCCGAAGGCTATAGCGGTGGCGCCTATGCGCTCGTCGCCAAAGAAGTAGGGTGCCTGATGCAAACCATCCAACTAACCTCGACCGCGCTGGGCCTCGGCAGTTGTCCGCTTGGGGTTGGCTTGCCTTTGCCAAGCGCAGATCTCGAGCATGAGCCAACCGTCGGCGAAATCACGCTTGGCTTGCCAAGCTAA
- a CDS encoding YcaO-like family protein, with the protein MMAGLDVLANQQGSCLVHDGRGVVSLGDLDAASLRSIIGAVQLGGRVENVVARLADEFEPDDLIEALDALVGTVFEIAGEAPLEPATSPATGNVVVVGNGTLGSAIATHLTTNGVAVEFLDVGTIAADASLEAQAGIQVVYRELHAAAAASPPKTSAAQLARHIENRTLVVACLENVATAALLMVNQACLAAGVPVLFVQPKRGDVVVGPFVLPWRTPCLGCSILSSDFRLDAPQGVGIMALLTLGGLGAAAAAPVTVVASTVLNQLQSFFRGAPPSTSTELHRIANNGSLTSTTFSPSTYCPACFGMNRDGLGSARDAATPPTLPGFSDQAGIEVGGGVRTVGLTEAEQRARAAFAALGVHVRYVHDTPPDRLVAAHPLLRDLHFIRLDGQPRFAADARVVRRQASSRAIGKGLTRQHAWCSAAYEWFEDLYCFYRGGTQVIRAAYQDVAAHAIDMEFFAEGLLPHFDGLHHEQFTRATPIDWVWGRDLVGDRPILLPAANVYLTADFQVAGGRLALPKRGSSGIAAGCSLEDAVLEGLLEVIEHDAWFSAPATGLACPSLDLATVDDADALRLIDVLQASGYDVGVRNLTSDLGVCVLEAHLTSRDDFTRYHAGGRGCHLDPVIALRRALTEAFQCLCGYASAAATDVFTGRGSLINSFVERTQMSNRISGRCAWRDLPDCQPASRRVVDYVAVCVKKLKVAIPRADICYYQFPSPSEHGIFVTNAFVSGVFDQIGQPSHLPERLLNYRRCMGQAGARFEPHELFLREMPLY; encoded by the coding sequence ATGATGGCGGGCCTTGACGTCCTTGCGAATCAACAAGGCAGTTGCCTCGTGCATGACGGCCGCGGCGTCGTGAGCCTCGGGGACTTGGACGCCGCCTCGCTGCGAAGCATCATTGGCGCGGTGCAGCTCGGGGGGCGAGTTGAGAACGTCGTCGCGCGGCTAGCCGACGAATTTGAGCCAGATGACCTCATCGAAGCTCTCGACGCGTTGGTGGGCACCGTCTTTGAGATCGCGGGCGAAGCGCCGCTCGAGCCAGCCACGTCACCCGCGACTGGCAACGTCGTCGTGGTGGGCAATGGCACGCTTGGCAGCGCCATCGCCACGCATTTGACGACAAACGGCGTGGCGGTTGAATTCCTTGATGTTGGCACCATCGCCGCCGACGCCTCCCTTGAGGCACAAGCCGGCATCCAAGTCGTTTACCGCGAACTGCATGCTGCAGCTGCCGCATCCCCGCCTAAAACGAGCGCGGCCCAGTTGGCGCGCCATATTGAAAATCGCACGCTTGTGGTCGCGTGTTTAGAAAACGTCGCTACGGCGGCGCTGCTGATGGTGAATCAAGCATGCCTGGCGGCTGGCGTGCCGGTGCTGTTTGTTCAACCAAAACGCGGCGATGTGGTGGTAGGCCCATTCGTGCTGCCATGGCGCACACCTTGCCTAGGGTGCTCGATTTTAAGCAGTGACTTCCGCCTCGACGCGCCGCAGGGCGTCGGCATCATGGCCCTGCTGACCCTCGGCGGCCTGGGCGCAGCGGCAGCCGCGCCGGTTACGGTTGTCGCTTCGACGGTGTTAAATCAGTTGCAAAGCTTTTTTCGCGGCGCCCCGCCGTCCACGAGTACTGAGCTGCATCGCATCGCAAATAATGGATCGCTTACCTCAACGACGTTTTCGCCTTCCACGTATTGTCCGGCCTGCTTCGGCATGAATCGCGATGGTCTTGGTTCCGCACGGGACGCGGCCACGCCTCCAACTCTGCCGGGGTTTAGCGATCAGGCCGGCATCGAGGTTGGCGGCGGCGTTAGAACCGTTGGGCTTACCGAGGCCGAGCAACGCGCACGCGCCGCCTTCGCCGCGCTTGGCGTACATGTTCGATATGTTCACGACACGCCGCCGGACCGCTTGGTCGCCGCGCATCCGCTCCTGCGCGACCTCCACTTTATTCGGCTTGATGGGCAACCGCGTTTTGCGGCCGATGCCCGCGTGGTGCGACGACAAGCCAGCAGCCGCGCGATTGGCAAGGGGCTGACACGCCAGCACGCTTGGTGCTCGGCCGCATATGAGTGGTTCGAGGACTTGTATTGCTTTTACCGCGGAGGCACCCAGGTAATCCGCGCGGCGTACCAAGACGTCGCAGCCCACGCCATCGACATGGAATTTTTTGCGGAGGGCTTGTTGCCTCACTTTGACGGGCTTCATCATGAGCAATTTACCCGCGCGACGCCCATCGATTGGGTGTGGGGGCGGGACCTTGTTGGTGACCGCCCCATCCTGTTGCCGGCGGCCAACGTATATCTGACCGCGGATTTCCAAGTCGCCGGTGGCAGGCTCGCCTTGCCCAAACGAGGCTCGTCGGGCATCGCGGCGGGGTGCAGCCTTGAGGACGCAGTGCTCGAAGGGCTCTTGGAAGTCATCGAACACGACGCCTGGTTTTCCGCGCCAGCCACGGGCCTCGCCTGTCCGTCGCTCGACCTCGCGACGGTGGACGATGCCGACGCGCTTCGGCTCATCGACGTGCTGCAGGCGTCGGGTTACGACGTCGGCGTGCGCAACCTAACCAGCGACCTTGGCGTCTGCGTGCTTGAGGCGCACCTAACCTCGCGCGACGACTTCACGCGGTATCACGCGGGCGGCCGTGGGTGTCACCTCGATCCGGTCATCGCGCTGCGGCGCGCGCTCACCGAGGCGTTTCAGTGCCTCTGCGGCTATGCCAGCGCGGCGGCCACGGACGTGTTTACCGGCCGCGGCAGCCTCATAAACAGTTTCGTCGAACGCACCCAGATGTCGAACCGCATTAGCGGTCGCTGCGCGTGGCGCGACCTGCCCGATTGTCAGCCCGCGTCGCGGCGTGTCGTCGACTACGTTGCCGTTTGTGTCAAAAAACTTAAGGTCGCCATTCCGCGCGCCGATATCTGTTACTACCAATTTCCTAGCCCCAGCGAGCATGGCATTTTCGTGACCAACGCGTTCGTTTCGGGCGTGTTTGACCAAATCGGCCAACCCTCGCATCTCCCTGAACGCTTGCTGAATTACCGCCGCTGCATGGGCCAAGCGGGCGCGCGATTTGAGCCCCACGAGTTGTTCCTTAGGGAGATGCCGCTTTATTAG